The Sphingopyxis fribergensis DNA segment TTCCGCCGCGCAGATATCCATTGCAGCGATAGTAGGTGACGAAGAGCGGCAGCCGCCCGGGGATCTTCGGGCGGATGAGTATGCCCGACGCACGGCTGCCGCTCACCTGCCACGCGATCGTTTCGACAAGGAGCCCGTCGCGGCCAGGAAATGAATTTGGGGAATCGATGATCTTCTTGCGGCCAGAGGCCTCGATCCGGACGAGGCGGGGTGAGACCGACGCGGCCGCCTCGACGCAAAAGATTGCTTTTTCGCCTGCAGCGCAGGGCTTGCTGTCGCTCCGCCCACTCGAGAGCTGTCCTGCCGAGACCGCGATCATCTTGAACTTCGCCGACGCGGGCGTCCACACATGCAGGGTCGTTTGGCCCGATTGGGCGCGGAGTGCGATCAGGACGCGGCCGTCGGCAAGCCCGCTCCGCCATGCGATACGCTCCGCATCGTTCGGGCAGCCGCTCGCCGCGACGCAGACGCCGCGCTGCCGAAGAATGCCGCGGAGGCTTTCGGGGATGTCCGGCCCGGGCGCCGGCTTGAGCAGGGCGCGTTCAGCGTCGTTCGCCGGGCGCTCGCTGGTGCCGGATGCGTCTCGGGCAACGACAGCGCGCGGTGTATCTTCGAGCAGCGGCACGCGGTCGAACCAGTCACCAGAGAAGCGCTGCGTCGAAGGACGTCCATTGATTGAGGCGCCGCGATAGAGGGGTTGGGCAAGATCGACGCGCGCGTCGAACAAGATACCGGTGTCGCGCTCGGCCTCCTCTGCCCGCGCGATCGCATCGCGCGGAGGTCCTTCGCGCGAGATGACGGTACCGTCAGCGGCGATGGCAAAGGCCTCGATTTCGCCTTCGCTTGGCCCGATCTCGTGGAATCCCGACCCGTCGATGGGACTCACCCACAGGCCGATTCGTCCGTCGACAAGGGCACGGACAACGACTGCCTTGCCGTCGGGCATCCATGTGGCTTCGCCGGGCAGGACGCTCCCGGCGTCGTTCCACATCGCGGTGCCGAGTCGTCCGAGCGCGCGGGGAGGGGCGGTGGCGTCCGTGGGCGCTAGATACCAGTCGATATCGATCCGGTTGGTGACGGTGGATGGGCGCTCGACCCGATAGGCGATCCAATTTCCGTCAGGAGAGACCGCGAGCCCCGACAGGTCGGCAATCTCGGCGATTTCGCGCGGGGTCGTCTGGCTGGCCGCGGGCGATGCCGCGGCCAGGAGACAGCCGAGGATCGCGGCTTTGCTCACCATCGGATGGTGGCCTGGAGCGACATCATGCGGCCGAGCGGGCTCGCCTTCTCGGGGTCGTAGCCGAGCGCGGACGACACGCTGCGGTTGTTCACATAGGGCGGATCCTTGTCGAACAGGTTGGTGATTCCAAGGCTGAGCCGCAGGCCCCGCCCTTCCACGCCATCGCCGCCCCCGATGCGCTGCGAGATGCTGAGGTCGAACGTGGTCCAAGAACCGACCCGCTCCATCGGCGTCACGACCTGGTTGAGATAGCCGTCGATGTAGTTGACGAAGGCATTGGCCGAGAAGCCGCCCGTCGCCCAACCGAAGCGACCGCGAAGGCGCCATTTGACCGGCTTGGCATAGGTGCCGACGACATCGACCTGCGGCCCGCCCGGAGCCAGTTGCTGTTTTATCGAGAAGATATGCGTGCCCGCGATGCCGAGGTCGAGCGTTCCGCCCGCGAATGCGGGGGAATAGCCGACATCGAAATCGATCCCGCGCTGGCGTTCGGCGGCGAGGTTGCGGATGCGACCGTCCAGGATCGCGGCGACCTGGCCCGGCGCGATGTTTGCTGCGTTCACGAAGCTGGGACGTGCGAAATATCCCTCTACCAGTGCCAGCGACGGATTGTCGGTGATCAGCCCGCCGAAGCGCGCCCGGTCGACAAGAAAGCGGGTGTAATCCTCGCTCGCCGTCCCGATGCGGTCGCGATAGTCGACGTCATAATAGGTGACCGACGCCTTGAAACCGGCAAGCGACGAGGGGGCGACGTCGATGCCCGCGGTCCAGGTCGTCGCTCTTTCGGGACCTACGTCCGGTGCATAGCCGAACAGGCCGAGTATGTTGGTCGTGCCCGTCGGCGAAGCGGGGTCGGGGACCGCTTCGGTCTGAAACAGCGAAATCGCCTCGCCGATGAGCTCGTCGAAGGCGGGCGCGCGGAAGGATTTTCCGTAGGACCCGCGCAGCGCAATGCCCTGGAACGGTTCCCATCGGACGCCGACCTTGGGATTTTCGCTTCGGCCGACGTCGCTGTATTTCTCGGCGCGCCCGGCCAACGAAATGTCGAGCCTGCGGAAACCCGGCATCCCGTTATCCGGCCCGAAGACCGGCACGAGCAGTTCAGCATAGGCTGCGCGAACCTTCCGCACGCTCGGAATGATGTCGAATGGGTCGGTGAAGGGCGTCGCGAGGCTGAATCCGTTGACGGTGTAATAGTCGAAATTCTCGCGGCGATACTCCGCGCCGATCGCGAGCCGGACCTCGCCGCCGGGCAGGCGGAAGAGCGGGCCGTCACCGCGGAGCGCCGCCGACCAGCTTTCGAAATCATTGACCGACTGGAATGTGCCGCGAATGCTGTCGATGGTGACCGGATTGTTTGCGGTGCCGTTTCCGAAGACGTTGAATGCGGTTGCTCGGTTGGTGTCGGCAAGCGCCGCAGCAAGGCGCGGGCGATTGACGAGATTGGCCTTGTTCGCGATGCCGCGCTGATGGCCATAGGCGCCGCCGACCTGCACGCGCCAGCGGCCAATTTCCTGGTCGAAGCCCGCTGAGGCGGTGAGGCCGCGCGCCCGGCCGCTGTCGATCTGCGGTCCCAAGTCGTTCACGAAGCGATAGGCGACGCTGACCGGCTGGTTCGTGCCGATCGGATCAACGTAGAAAGGATTGGTAACCGGCACCCGCGCGGCCTGGATGAAGTCTCCGGTACTGACGCGGCTGTAGCGGCGCTGCGCCGCGAGCGCGCTTGCGCGAAAGGTCAACGTGTCGGTAAGGTCGAATTCGGCAGCGGCATAAAGGCTGTGAATGCGCGTTCTCGGCAAAATGTCGCTGTTCACGCGACCGTCGTAGCGGTTCTGGACACCTGGAATCAGCTGAGCGGCAGTCAATGCGCGGCCGTCTTGTCCGGCCGGGATGCCAAACCGCTGTCCATTCGCGGCCGTAATCGTCCCGGGCACCGCGAAGTTGGTCCGATAGTCGGGGCCTCCGAAGGCCCGCAGATCCTCGCGCGCGAAATCGCGGGAGGCGCCCGCGAGCGCACCGCGCTGCGAGTATTGGTAAGCAAGCACCAGCCGTGCGCCGCCGAAGTCACGACCAAAGATTTGGCCGAACTGCAACTCGGTCGTATCGCCATCGGCGGTGCCCGCGCGCAGCATTGTCTCGGCTCCCTCGAAGCGACTCCGCATCCGCACGTTCACCACCCCGGCGACCGCGTCGGCGCCGTAGATCGCCGATGCGCCGTCGATCAGCACTTCGATCCGTTCGACCGCGCCTACCGGGATGAGCGAGATGTCGGCGAAGACGCCGCCGATCCCGCCAAGCGCTGGGCGCGCATTGTCGATGAGGACGAGGGTCGACGAGGTCCCGAGGCCGCGCAGGTTGATGCTCGAGCCGAAAGTCGAATCCGAACCCCCGCCGTTCCGGGTCGTGGTCGTCGAGACTGCCTCGTTGGGGCCGCCGCCAAATGCCTGTGGCAGTGATTGGAGCATCTGCTGAACAGTGCCATAGCCGCTCTTTTCGATGGCTTCGCGGTCGATGGTGACGACCGGAGAACCGGTCGGTCCTGCACCGCGAATGCGCGAGCCTGTAACGATGATCGCTTCGCCGTTCGTCTCAGTCGATCCAGTCTCCCCGGCATCGACGTTTCCCGAGCGAAGGACCCATGCGCCTTCGACGAGTTCGATCGTCAGGCCCGTGCCGGTGAGGAGTCGGGAAAGGGCGGCGTCGGGAGAGAGTCGCCCGCGGACACGGTTGCTGCGTCGGCCTTCGAGCAGGCTCGAAGCCGCGATGACCTCGCGGCCGGAAATGTCCGAATATTTGCGAAGTGCGTCGCTAAGGCGCTGACCCTCGATATTGTAGGTCTGCTCGCCCGTCTGCGCACACGCGCTGGGTGCATAGAGTGCGGTCGCCGAGACGCCCGAAGCCAGAACGGCCGCGAAAAATTTCATCGTCATTCATCCCTCCCGTGCGGCCGATTTTGGCCGTCTGAAGGGAAAAAATGACGGGGGCTCCGAACACCCTATGGGTTTTTCTTGGGTGTCCTACTCGGATTTCGCGCCGAGAATCGGTCCGTTCGCACCGAACTCGACCTTGAGATCGAGCGCGGCGCCGAGCTTCAGCGCAAGTTTCCGGGCATCGGTCATGTCGAAGCGTCCCGTCACCTGCAGCGATGCCAGCGCCGGATCGGCCAAGCTGATCTTGACGCCATTCTCGCGGCCAGCGCGGTCGAGGATCGCGCCAAGCGGGAGATTGTCGGCCCACAGTGATTTGGCCGGGGCGTTCGCCTCCTCGCTCTTGATCGTCTGGGGGCCGGTCGACCTGACCTCGGCGCGTTCGCCGGGGCGGAGGCGAAGTGCCTTTCCGCCTTCGAGGCGCCGCACTTCGACCGAGCCTTCGACCAGCGCGATGCGCGGAACATCCGCGCGGAGATCGACCTCGAAGATGGTGCCGAGCGCGCGCGTGACCGAATCTCCGGCCTCGACGAGAAAGGGACGCGACGCGTCGTGTGCGACCTCGAACCTGGCTCGGCCGTCATACAGAATGACGCGGCGTTCGCCGTCCGAGAAGCGCGTCTCGATGCGGGCGCCGTCCATCAGCGTCACGCGCGTCCCGTCGGCGAGCTGGCTCTCGCCTTGCGCCGAATTGGTGGCGATGATCGGCTGATCGCTGTCGCGGCCGACCAGATACCAGGCGAACCCGACCGCGATCACCGCAGCGAGAATTGTGGCAAAAGCCCATCGCCGCCCGCCGGGTTCACGCTCCCGGGCATCGGCCCGAACATCGGCCTCGATCCGGGACGGCGACATCGCCGCAGACCAGTTCCAATTGTCGCGCGCTTCGTCATAGGCCTTGGCGTTGTCCGGCTTGGCCAGCCATTCGTCGAACGCCGCCCGGTGCTGGTCGGCATCGGGGCCCATCATCTTGTCGAGCCAGGCGGTGGCTTCGCTTTCGGCGCGGCTCACTGCTTACCCCGCGCGCGCTTGATGGCGGCAAGGGCTTTGGTCATGTGGCTTTCGACCGTCTTCACGCTGATTCCCTTGATTCGAGCGATCTCGGGATAGCGTAGTCCTTCGAAGCGATGCATCAGGAAAATCTCGCGCGTGAGCGGAGATAGCCTCGAAATGGCTCTTTCTGCCCGGCGAAGGACGTCGCGCGCTTCGAGCGCGGCGTGCGGGTCGCTCGCTCCCTCATGCTCGTCACTGAAACTGTCGTGCTGCGACCGGTGACGGCGCCCGTCGGCGCGACCATATTCGGCGAGGAGCATCCGGGCGCTCTTCACGAGATAGGCTCCGGGGCCTTCGACCAGCGCAGCGAGGCCGCCGCGCGCGCTCGCAAAGCGGCTGAAGACTTCCTGCACAAGGTCGCCGACATCTTGGGTCGGCGCGCGGCTCTTGAAGAAGCGGGTTATTTGGGGGCGGTGTTCGGAGTAGATCGCCTCGATGCGCGCCGATCGGCCGAAGCGCTCCCAATCCTCTGGCGGCAAGGGGTCGCCGCCGGCAATACCCGGTCGCTCGCTGTCCTTGTCCTCGAAGTCCATACCTGCCGCCTTCCCGTTCGGGACGAAGGCGGCAAGCCGGGCGTTGAGAACTTGCTTAGCGAACAAGCGCCGCCGCCTTTAGCCCGAGGGCTTGGACATGCGCAGCGGCCACCCGGCAGGATGGAATAGGAAAACTAAGCTAAGCAGGTTCTCACGCCTGGCACCGTGCGCCTTGCCCGATGCACCTCAAAGCATAGCTTTGCCCCTGTCGCTTGCAAGCCGGCTGTGCGGAGATAGGTCCAGATCGAGTCAAATTCCTGCGGACCGCGAGGCTATTTCGCGCCCTTTAGTTCGTCGTCGAGTGAGCATTCGGTGACCATCCCCGAAAGGTCGGGAAGGGCGGGCAGCCCCGAGGGGCCGGGTCCCGTGTCTGGCTTGAAAGCAGGCATCATGAACGACGGGAAATTGAACTCTGGAGGATTTTCGGCCGCGAGCGTCTTGCCGACCTCGGCGAACGGGTGTTTGAAAAAATGTTGGTTGAGCGCGTCGGCGATACCCTTTTCCTTTCCGGCACGCGCCAACGCAAGAACCGCATCCCCGTCCTTCCAGTCGATCGGCGCCTTGGACCGCTTGGCCTTTTCTTCCTTGAGAAGATAGAGAGCGTCGGCATCGATCGTTCCGCTCGTCCATATCTCGAAGCGATGTTCGGCTTCTCGTAGGGCGGCATGGTTCGCATAGTGCGCACGAAAGATCGGAATCTTTTTGAGCCAGATTTCGACCTCAGCGCGCGACAGTGATCCGCCGGGCTCTTTGCCTTTACATTCGATCGCTGTCACCGCGCTCGACTGCTGGGTGATGGCCTGAACGTCTATGTCCGCGGTCTGGCCGGTCGCAGGATTTCGCGCGGTAACCCCCATATCGATAGAGATAGCGCTTCGCCGGGCGAGGTAGCCGACCACTAACTCGAATAGGATGCCGCGCAGGTTGAGGCTGCGTCCCTCGATGTCGAGCAAATTGTCGAGGAGGTATGTGAGCCGCTCAGGACTGGACGATGCATATTTGGCGGCATTTTTTAGGACTTCGCATAGTGACGCAATCGCCACCCCAACCCGTTTGCCGAACAGATCTTTCGGCGTGGCGAGCATCACGCCCGCGGCATGGCCAGCCTTCATTGCTTCGCCGGTAAATTCTTCCGCGACAATGATCGACAACACCCCGATATTCTTGAGGGTCGCCTTGAGCATCCTCGCCTTGCGGATGAAGAACTGGATTTCGTCGGCGGTAAGCCGCCCCTCAGCGAACACGTCGGCGACAATGAAGCCGGGCTTGCCGCCGGGACCCTGGAGCGGAAGCAGGTAGCTCGGGCCGGCGAAATCGAAGGCGAAGGGGCCGATGGGCTGGAGTTCTTCGTCGCCGCGGATGCGGATCAGATTGTAGCTCGCAAATCCGATCTTCCTCGCCCATTCGCGCATTCCGTCGAGCAGAATCCCCTCTGTGAGGTCGCGGGCCCTTAGTCCGGCAGGCGTGCCGAAAGCCAGCGACGGCGCGAGCTCGAAACATCGGCCGTGGTCGATATTATGTATTTCCTTGATGAACCCTGCGGCGATCAGGCGTTGCGCGACCGTCTCGACCGGCAGCTGTCCGCGCTGCGGGATGACCGTCGCGCCGCTGATCGACGCGAATTGGTCGGCACGGATGAGGCCGCCGCGTGCGATCATGCCATCGACCGATGCAGCGAAGACCGAATTGGTCGCGCGCATGTCGCGAATGAAATTCTGCCAGAAGCGTTCGCTGTTCCGATCCTTGTCGAGATAGAGAAAGGCTTCGCGCTTGGGCAGCATCGGGACTGGAAAGCGGCGTATCGGTTTTGCGACCCGAGCGACGCGCTGGCGCGCTGCCTCTGGGCTCGCTCCGGCAGCGACGAGCGCCTCGACAATCAGCGACGAGCGCGATGGGCCATGCTCTGAAAGATATTGCGCGATGGTGGTCATGGTCGATGTCACACTGCTTAATTTATTAATTTAACTACCCTGTGCCTCCTCGTTTTTCAACCTTCGATATGAACTCAAATTTTTCAAATACTTAACGAGACGATTTTTGGACGTCCGCGCGGCGCGATGTCACAGAGCCATTTCGAACGACTGAAAATCGTCGCCGCACGCTGCAGCCGCAACTGCGCTGGGCCTTCGCTCGGTCAGTGATGGTAGAGCGGGAATTGCCGTGCGGTGGTCGGGCATTCGCACGGGGCGAGCACCGATATCGCTCGAGGCAAGACGCGGAAATGCGCAGGCGTCGCGGTGACGATCTCACCGTCGGTGTTCACCGGCATCGGCCGCCGCGTCTCGATATCGAACTCGACGCATTTGGCGGTGCGCACTTCCTTCCACGCGCCATGCGTGCCGGACCGGAAGGCGCGAAGCATGAGGGCGAGCTTCCAGAGGTTTTTGACCTCGAGACTATAAAGATCGAGCGTGCCGTCGTCGATCGCGGCATTCTCTTCTACGACATTACCTCCCCCGTAGAGACGCCCGTTGCCGATCGCGACCTGATAGGTGCTGACGGTCCTCGACTCGCCCTTCTCCCTGATCCTCGCCCGGAACCGCTGGGCAGCCAGGATGACCCGCAGCGCGGCGACGGCATAGCCGAGGCGGCCGAACCTTTTCTTGATCGCCGGGTCGAGCTTCTGCGCAAGTTCGCTGCTGATCCCGATGCTCGCGACATTGAAGAAGGCATGGCCATTGACCATGCCGACATCGATCCGTCGGCTGTGACTCTCGACAATGACGTCGGCCGCCGCCGCGAAGTCGAGCGGGATCGACAGGGTGCGCGCCAAGTCATTCGCGGTTCCGGCGGGAATGATTCCCAGCGGCAGGCCGCTCTCGATCACCGCGGGCGCGGCGGATGAGATCGAACCGTCGCCGCCGCACACGACAATGATATCGGCGGTCTGATGCAAGCGTGTCACGTCGCGTGCAATTTCGGGCAAGCTCTCGAACGGCTCGACCGTCACCAGAAGGCCGCCGGCAGCGAGGCGCTCGCGAACGGGAACGAGCGCCTGCTCGCCCTGCCGCGCCTTTGCATTGTGCAGCACGAGGGCGCGCGTACCTTTGGGCCACGGCATCGACACGATCCTGTTCAGCAGAGTTACGACCGTCGAGCGCGTGCCTTCAGAAGAACCACGCCCGATAGAGCAGGCCTATATATCGCCGCGACGAGGCCGGGAAGCATCCGTATCGATGCAGCTCCCTTTTCGGCTTCGTCATATCCTTGGCGCGATCGCTCGCCCTGATCGCTCTTCCATTTTCGAAGTTCGACCGGTCCCACCCAAGAGCGCTCCGCCAATCTGGTCGGCGGCGGCGCCCGCGCAAGCGAGGCGTAGCCTCACTCCTCCGCTGCGCTTCGGCCCTTCGGGTGCGCAAGCGCCTCAAGCCGCCGACCCGCCCGGCTGCACGCCCGGGATGGTCCCGGGCAAATCAGCAGGAGTATCGACATGGCGAGCATCGGCATCGTCAGCGGCAGCATCGAGAAGGGCTTTGTGGGCCAGCTCATCACGCTGTCGATCAAGGCACCGATCGAGATACGCCCCAACCGCGGCAAGGCGAGCGATGTGCAGCCCGACTATCGCGTTTGGTCCGATGGCGTCGAGATCGGAGCCGGCTGGATTCGCGTCGCCGAGCAATCGGGGCGTCCCTATGTCTCGCTCTCGCTCGCGACCCCCGAGTTCGGGCCGCGGCGCATCTACGCCAATCTCGGGCGGGCCGCGGGGCAGGATCGCGACGATGTTTTCGCGATCATCTGGACACCCGCCGACTGAGCGGCGGCCATCTTGCGGCATCCTTGCGCATCGGAACAATCTTCCGGGTGCAAGGGTGCCGCCACCTTGTTAGGGTGACCCCAATGCAGAGCAGCCTCGAACATCTTCCCCCGCACAAGCAACGCGAGATCGAGCGCGTCGTCGAGATCATCTTCGAGGAATTCGAGGATGCGCTGGCGCTCGCGACGCAGGACTGGAAGCGCAAGGGCCGGATTTCCAAGATCATCCTCTACGGCAGCTATGCACGGGGTGGGTGGGTCGACGAGCCGCACACGGCGAAGGGCTATCAGTCGGACTATGACCTGCTGATCATCGTCAACGACAAGCGGCTGACCGATCGGGCGGACTATTGGTCGAAGCTCGACGACCGGCTCATTCGTGAGCTGTCGGTAACGAAGCGGCTCCGCACGCCGGTGAATTTCATCGTTCACAGTCTCGACGAGGTGAATGCCGGACTGACGCAGGGTCGCTATTTCTTCATCGACGTCGCTCGTGACGGGATCGCGCTGTACGAGGCCGACGGGAAGGAGCTCGCAGAACCCAAGCCGATGACGCCGCATGCGGCGCTCGAGATGGCGCGCGAGTATTTTGATGAGTGGTATCCTAGCGGAGCGCAGTTTCTTCATCACTATCGAAGCGCTGTCGCTGCAGGTTGGTTGAACAATGCGGCCTTTCAGCTTCATCAGGCGACGGAACGATATTACCACTGCATCTTATTGGTATGCACTTTCCACACGCCGCACATCCATAATCTTGTTTTCCTGCGCACCCAAGCCGAGCGGATCGATGATCGATTGATCGAGGCATGGCCGCGAGAAGTTAAGGCCGACCGGTCGCGGTTCGAAAAGTTGAAGGAAGCGTACATCAAGGCGCGCTATTCGAAGCATTACGCGATCACCGCCGACGAACTGGAATGGCTCGGCGCGCGGGTTCAGCATCTCGCCGGTATCGTCGAGACTATTTGCCGTGACCGCATCGCTGAGCTTGAGACAACAGCGCGTCAGGCAGGTTGAGACCCGCTACTTTTTCCCGCGGAACCGCTCGAATTTGGCCTTTCCCTCGGCAGTCTCGACCGCGACATTGGCATTGCTGCATTCATCGCCGCGCTTGTCGCCCGCCGTGCAGCTTTGGACGACGTCGCGTGCCTCATCGAGATTGGCCTCGAAATATTGAACGCTGCGTGGCTCCGGCGGAGCACATGCTGTCAGGATCGTCAGGCTGGCGATCGCCAGCATCTTGAAAATGATCATCGTCACCTCCGACGATCAACTCTAGCGTCGGCGACCCGGTCCATGCAGTGGCGATTTGAGATTTAGAACCAAATTGAGGCTAGTTCTCCGTCCATCGGCCTATGTGAGCCAGTTTTGCGCCATTCTTAGCTCTCTCTCAAGCGTCGCATTGGGCGGCGAGGCTCAAGGGAACGATTGAGGAAATCCGTCGCAAAAGCTAGTTTGCAACGATGAGCGAACCACCAGCACCGCGCGGACAGCGCCTCGTCACACCATATGCTTTCATCGATACCGAGGCTTTTCGTGCGGCGGGTCTCGACTGGCAATCGCGAACTTGGTCCAGCCTGATCGATCTAGCGTCGAAGAGCACGCTCGAGCCGATCACGACTTCCATCACCACGCGGGAGGTTGAAGCGAGACTTTCGGAAGCGCTGGCGGAGGCGGAAGCAGCAGCGAAGAAGCACGGCGCGATTTTTGGCCAGCTTGGAGAAAGCGGTCCCTTTGGTGATACCGATCCAGCCGATCGGAAGGCACTGCTTCACGCGCGCTTTCGAGAATTCCTAGCGACAGCAAAATTTACCGAAATCCCCGTTGTTGCCGATCACAAAGCGATTTTTGACGATTATTTTGCTGGTGCTGCGCCCTTTGGGGAGGGCAAAAAAAAGAGCGAGTTTCCGGACGCCTTTGTGCTGTCGAGCCTCCTCGCCTGGATCCGGCCCGGTCGACCCAGAATATATGTGGTTGGCAAGGATCCGGACCTGGTGAAATTCTGCGAGGGACGGGACGATCTGATCCAATTGGACTCCGTTGCCCAGCTTCTCTCGCTGGCTCTGGCGTCAGCCCAGTTGGTGAAGCGTCTTGAAGCGCATGTCCGTGGAGACGCGTCCCTGCTCGAAAGGCTGAGGGCACGCCTTAACTCCTATCGTCCGCGCCGTGTCGATATCGAGGTTGAAGATGTCGAGTTCTTCGATCTTGAGATTTCGAGCGTGTTTCTCGTCGACGAATCCGAGGAGGGACAGGATTTTGTCCTTGAGGTCGAAGTCTTGGCTGAGGTCGAAGCCGACGTTCGTGAGACGGGTCATGAGTATGTCATCTCGCGGCGGGGAGAGCCTGATTTGGATATTCGGACTTACCATGCTCGTCCAACTTCCAGCGCGGCTATTTATGTTGAGGTGCTGGTGTCCGAGGACGATAGTGGCGAAGAGCCAGCCTTGGTGACGACCGATTGGGCTATCACATCGGGCGATATCGAGATCAAATTGCCATCTCAGTTCAGCAGGCGTGAAATCACCCTCGAGGCGCGGTGACGCCAAAATCCTTCGTTGACGCCACCGGAGCGTTGCCAGTTTCGACGCTTTCCAGATTTCAGATGAAATTTTTTCCATTTTTTTAATGCAAATTTTCTGCGCAGCAAATATCAAGGTTTTTCCGAATATTCACTTTTAGGGTGATTTTTGCTGGGCACAAAATATGGCCGAATTTGAAAATTCTCAGCGCGAATTGCTCGATGCGCTTTTGGAGGCGCTTTTGGCGCTGCCGCAGTCGCACGCGCAAATCGAGCGATATGAGGTCGAAATCGGGCCTCGCGGCCGCGCCGACGCCCTGATCGGCGCATATATCGGCCGCCAGCCGCTCTTATTGCTTGTCGAAATCAAGGCGCAGCTTTTTCCGCGCGATGTGCGCGAAGCAATCTGGCAGCTTCGGAATAATCAGGCCCATCTCAGCAATTCCGGTGACGACCGGGAAATCATTCCTTTTTTTGTCGCCCGTGCGATCTCGCCGGGCGCTCGAGAGATTTTTCGGGAAGAGCGCGTCGGATATTACGACCTCGGAGGCTCGCTTTATATTCCGGGGAAAAAGGCATTCATATTTCTCGATAAACCGGCTCCGAAAAAAGGGACGAAGAAATTCGATTCCATTTTTCAGGGGCAAAAGGCGCGCGCACTCCATGAAATTTATGAGAGGCGGCAGGACTGGCTGGGCGTGAAGGATCTCGCCGATGCGAGCGGCGTATCGCCCGCTACGGCTTCCGAGACCCTCACGGAACTCGAACGGCGCGAGTGGGTGGATGTGCAGGGGGCGGGTCCGTCGAAACAGCGTCGATTGCGCGCCGCACGGCCCCTTCTCGAAGCTTGGACCAGCTATGCGAGCGATCAGAAGGCGCCGACAGTGCGGCGTTACTATGTCCCGAAAGGGAGTGACGCACTGGCGCTGGCGCTGCGCCTTGATCAGGCGTGCGACGAGGCGAAAGCCGCCTATGCGGTCACCGGCGAGGTAGCCGCTCAAATCTATGCCCCCTATCTTTCTTCCATCTCGCAGCTTCGTTGCCGGATCGAGCCCGGGCAGAAGCTGATCGAGGCGCTGCTCAATCTCGACGCCCGGCCCGTGGCGGAGGGGTGGAATCTCGGTATCATCGAGGCGAAGAGCCGGCGCGATGTCGCGGTCGGCCAACGGATCGATGGCGTCTGCTATGCGCCGCCGCTGCAGGTCTATCTCGACCTGCTCCAGGCGTCCGGCCGTTCCCGTGAATTGGCGATGCACCTCCGTAGCGAATGTCTGGATAAATAATGCCCAAACCACAGACGATCAGCGGCTATGAGGACATGGTCACCGACGCGTGCGAGCGCGTACTGGTCACGCTCCTGCGCGGGCTTGGACCATGGAAGGATTCGGTCTTTCTCGTCGGCGGACTCGCGCCGCGCTATCTCGTGACCGCCAGGCCGCCGAAAGTCCCGAAACATGCGGGCACGGGTGACGTCGATATCGTCGTCGACGTCGGAATCCTCACGACGACCGAAGCCTACAGTACGCTAGAAGAAAATCTAAAGGCGATGAACTTCGAGCGCGCCGAGAATGAAAAGGGTGCGAAGCAATCCTGGCGGTGGCGCGCCGAGATCGAGGACGGCACGACGATGATCCTCGAGTTTCTGGCGGACTCGCCGGAACTTGGAGGCGGCAAGGTAAAGGAACTTCCTTCGGACGGAAATGTCTCGGCGTTGAACATCCCCCACGCTTCCATGGTGTTCGACCATCACGGGACCGTCGAAATCACGGCGGACCTGCTGAACGGTAAGGGCCGTGCCACCGAGGTCGTGCGCTACGCTGATATCGTCACCTTCACCTGTCTCAAGGCCTTTGCTTTCGATCAGAGGTTCGAGCGCAAGGATGCGCACGACCTGATCTACTGCATCGAGAATCTGGAAGGTGGCGTCGGCGC contains these protein-coding regions:
- a CDS encoding MarR family transcriptional regulator, which gives rise to MAEFENSQRELLDALLEALLALPQSHAQIERYEVEIGPRGRADALIGAYIGRQPLLLLVEIKAQLFPRDVREAIWQLRNNQAHLSNSGDDREIIPFFVARAISPGAREIFREERVGYYDLGGSLYIPGKKAFIFLDKPAPKKGTKKFDSIFQGQKARALHEIYERRQDWLGVKDLADASGVSPATASETLTELERREWVDVQGAGPSKQRRLRAARPLLEAWTSYASDQKAPTVRRYYVPKGSDALALALRLDQACDEAKAAYAVTGEVAAQIYAPYLSSISQLRCRIEPGQKLIEALLNLDARPVAEGWNLGIIEAKSRRDVAVGQRIDGVCYAPPLQVYLDLLQASGRSRELAMHLRSECLDK
- a CDS encoding EexN family lipoprotein is translated as MIIFKMLAIASLTILTACAPPEPRSVQYFEANLDEARDVVQSCTAGDKRGDECSNANVAVETAEGKAKFERFRGKK
- a CDS encoding RNA polymerase sigma factor; the encoded protein is MFAKQVLNARLAAFVPNGKAAGMDFEDKDSERPGIAGGDPLPPEDWERFGRSARIEAIYSEHRPQITRFFKSRAPTQDVGDLVQEVFSRFASARGGLAALVEGPGAYLVKSARMLLAEYGRADGRRHRSQHDSFSDEHEGASDPHAALEARDVLRRAERAISRLSPLTREIFLMHRFEGLRYPEIARIKGISVKTVESHMTKALAAIKRARGKQ
- a CDS encoding DUF736 domain-containing protein, which gives rise to MASIGIVSGSIEKGFVGQLITLSIKAPIEIRPNRGKASDVQPDYRVWSDGVEIGAGWIRVAEQSGRPYVSLSLATPEFGPRRIYANLGRAAGQDRDDVFAIIWTPAD
- a CDS encoding PIN domain-containing protein → MSEPPAPRGQRLVTPYAFIDTEAFRAAGLDWQSRTWSSLIDLASKSTLEPITTSITTREVEARLSEALAEAEAAAKKHGAIFGQLGESGPFGDTDPADRKALLHARFREFLATAKFTEIPVVADHKAIFDDYFAGAAPFGEGKKKSEFPDAFVLSSLLAWIRPGRPRIYVVGKDPDLVKFCEGRDDLIQLDSVAQLLSLALASAQLVKRLEAHVRGDASLLERLRARLNSYRPRRVDIEVEDVEFFDLEISSVFLVDESEEGQDFVLEVEVLAEVEADVRETGHEYVISRRGEPDLDIRTYHARPTSSAAIYVEVLVSEDDSGEEPALVTTDWAITSGDIEIKLPSQFSRREITLEAR
- a CDS encoding HEPN domain-containing protein, which encodes MQSSLEHLPPHKQREIERVVEIIFEEFEDALALATQDWKRKGRISKIILYGSYARGGWVDEPHTAKGYQSDYDLLIIVNDKRLTDRADYWSKLDDRLIRELSVTKRLRTPVNFIVHSLDEVNAGLTQGRYFFIDVARDGIALYEADGKELAEPKPMTPHAALEMAREYFDEWYPSGAQFLHHYRSAVAAGWLNNAAFQLHQATERYYHCILLVCTFHTPHIHNLVFLRTQAERIDDRLIEAWPREVKADRSRFEKLKEAYIKARYSKHYAITADELEWLGARVQHLAGIVETICRDRIAELETTARQAG
- a CDS encoding lipid kinase — its product is MPWPKGTRALVLHNAKARQGEQALVPVRERLAAGGLLVTVEPFESLPEIARDVTRLHQTADIIVVCGGDGSISSAAPAVIESGLPLGIIPAGTANDLARTLSIPLDFAAAADVIVESHSRRIDVGMVNGHAFFNVASIGISSELAQKLDPAIKKRFGRLGYAVAALRVILAAQRFRARIREKGESRTVSTYQVAIGNGRLYGGGNVVEENAAIDDGTLDLYSLEVKNLWKLALMLRAFRSGTHGAWKEVRTAKCVEFDIETRRPMPVNTDGEIVTATPAHFRVLPRAISVLAPCECPTTARQFPLYHH